The following coding sequences lie in one Cyanobacterium sp. Dongsha4 genomic window:
- the rsmG gene encoding 16S rRNA (guanine(527)-N(7))-methyltransferase RsmG — MEEKQILPHHLELWQKTLNWTPSPSILEKWQELYNHILIKNKYLNLTRITTVEEFWEKNLWDSLAPIIDYDLKNKKVVDIGTGGGFPGLPCAIAFPESEFILMDSIAKKVNFIDETKQILNIENIITLINRAEIIGRDINHRNKYDFALIRAVAEISVCLEYTLPLLKQGGIAILYRGNIEQQEQGKIAKVAYKLGGELIEIINKNTPINNYTRNNVYIKKITNTPKKYPREVGKPTKNPL, encoded by the coding sequence ATGGAAGAAAAACAAATATTACCTCATCATTTAGAATTATGGCAAAAAACTCTTAATTGGACTCCTTCTCCTTCAATATTAGAAAAATGGCAAGAATTATATAATCACATTTTGATCAAGAATAAATACTTAAATTTAACCCGTATTACTACTGTGGAAGAATTTTGGGAAAAAAATTTATGGGACTCTTTAGCCCCAATTATTGATTATGATTTAAAGAATAAAAAAGTCGTTGATATTGGTACTGGTGGCGGTTTTCCTGGATTACCCTGTGCGATCGCATTTCCTGAGTCTGAATTTATCTTAATGGATTCGATCGCCAAAAAAGTTAATTTTATTGATGAAACAAAACAAATATTAAATATAGAAAATATTATTACTTTAATTAACAGAGCAGAAATAATTGGACGAGATATAAACCACAGAAACAAGTATGATTTTGCCCTAATTAGAGCTGTTGCAGAAATATCTGTTTGCTTAGAATATACTTTACCATTATTAAAACAAGGTGGAATTGCAATTTTATATAGAGGAAATATTGAACAACAAGAACAAGGAAAAATAGCAAAAGTTGCCTATAAATTAGGAGGAGAGTTAATCGAAATTATTAACAAAAATACTCCTATCAATAACTATACTCGTAATAATGTTTATATCAAAAAAATAACCAATACCCCGAAAAAATATCCTCGTGAAGTAGGAAAACCCACTAAAAACCCATTATGA
- a CDS encoding S-methyl-5'-thioadenosine phosphorylase codes for MEAIKIGIIGGSGLYKMEALQNIEEITIETPFGKTSDNLITGALDGEKVAFLPRHGRNHHLLPSELPFQANIYALKQLGVEYIISASAVGSLQKEIKPLDLVIPDQFIDRTKNRPATFFGEGIVAHVAFGHPTCLQLGEILAKAITNLNLEDIELHQGGTYICMEGPAFSTIAESHLYRSWGASIIGMTNLTEAKLAREAEIAYATLALVTDYDCWNPEHDHVTVETVIQNLHQNAVNAQKVIRETVKLIAENPFVSKAHSALKDAIITPLNNAPEATKEKLSLLLKKYL; via the coding sequence ATGGAAGCGATTAAAATAGGCATTATTGGGGGCAGTGGTTTATATAAGATGGAAGCCCTACAAAACATCGAAGAAATAACCATTGAAACTCCCTTTGGTAAAACTTCCGATAATCTCATTACAGGCGCACTAGATGGTGAGAAAGTGGCATTTTTACCCCGTCACGGTAGAAATCATCATCTTTTACCCTCAGAATTGCCTTTTCAAGCTAACATTTATGCCCTTAAACAGTTAGGGGTAGAGTATATCATTTCTGCTTCTGCGGTGGGTTCACTACAAAAAGAAATTAAACCCCTAGATTTAGTTATACCAGATCAATTTATCGATCGCACCAAAAACCGTCCTGCCACTTTTTTCGGAGAAGGAATTGTTGCTCATGTTGCTTTTGGACATCCCACCTGCTTGCAATTAGGAGAAATTTTAGCCAAAGCTATCACTAATCTGAACTTAGAAGATATTGAATTACATCAGGGAGGAACATACATTTGTATGGAAGGCCCTGCATTTTCTACCATTGCTGAATCTCACTTGTATCGTAGTTGGGGGGCAAGTATTATTGGCATGACAAATTTAACCGAAGCAAAATTAGCCAGAGAAGCCGAAATTGCTTATGCTACCCTCGCCCTTGTCACAGACTACGACTGCTGGAATCCTGAACATGATCATGTCACCGTTGAAACAGTTATTCAAAATCTGCATCAAAACGCTGTCAATGCCCAAAAAGTGATTAGGGAAACAGTGAAACTCATCGCAGAAAACCCCTTTGTTAGTAAAGCCCATTCAGCCTTAAAGGATGCTATTATTACTCCCTTAAACAATGCCCCAGAAGCTACCAAGGAAAAGCTATCTTTATTGTTGAAAAAATATCTTTAA
- a CDS encoding DUF7682 family zinc-binding protein produces the protein MSRRKKKFACGHSGYGKVCHRCEQKHSFREQKRREKNAWQETFCNDPIDLSSLPKNVVLKARQIIKHIQNQTCYTNFRGKRLRHDRFIISIPVTRNYRLICRDYGSFVAPEAVVSHEDYNVCKPGR, from the coding sequence ATGTCGAGAAGAAAGAAAAAATTTGCCTGTGGTCATAGCGGTTACGGCAAAGTTTGTCATAGATGTGAACAAAAACATTCTTTTAGGGAACAGAAAAGAAGAGAAAAAAATGCTTGGCAGGAGACTTTTTGTAATGATCCTATCGATTTAAGTTCGTTGCCTAAAAATGTAGTGTTAAAGGCTCGACAGATAATAAAGCATATTCAAAATCAAACTTGCTATACAAATTTTAGGGGAAAAAGACTGAGACACGATCGCTTCATTATCAGTATTCCCGTCACAAGAAATTATCGCCTTATTTGTAGGGATTATGGTAGTTTTGTAGCTCCAGAGGCTGTAGTTTCCCATGAAGATTATAATGTTTGTAAACCGGGGAGATGA
- a CDS encoding choice-of-anchor Q domain-containing protein, producing MNPEDFSAQVTLNVTTTEDQNDGSAANGLSLRDAIIQANADPRREYIINVPNGTYNLTITEDGSLDINSSISIIGASAGNTIISASFLGDRIFNVSGTGNLNIANFTLQDANVATNSQLDTNLDNLGVNLDGGAINIQSSGKATLENVIIANNRINGKGGGIANSGLLEINDSVILLNFSVGNGGGIYNGEGGRAIINRSSITFNSTSNTINQETLLGGGGIFNDVGGEMTIINGTISNNTSLIGGGLWAQGESTTIINSTIARNSGSTGAGIFSGNPQDGTATVNTILRNSIVAENTNSEDINGNFNLQSSYNLIGTSARGTLVNGQNNNQVGTVTQPIDPQLGDLPSEFTTTDGASKILVHPLEAGSPAINAGNNAVTRIRDLSNYFGNTDQRGEPRINDGVVDLGSYEFNEDSGINSETITPGLTNPIIRFQNTQVQGTYLFVGEAEAQNVRTNHPIFREEGEAFRVAFNPEDDLITIYRFQNQNQPGTYLYVGEQERQSVLQNYSNTFIEEGIAFYVYGADANKGTDIFRLQNLDVPGTYIYVKEQEKNNILANFDNFRLEGVAFEVA from the coding sequence ATGAATCCAGAAGATTTTTCCGCTCAGGTAACATTAAACGTAACCACCACTGAGGATCAAAATGATGGTAGTGCCGCCAATGGTTTGTCATTAAGAGATGCTATTATTCAGGCAAATGCAGATCCACGACGGGAATACATCATTAACGTCCCTAATGGTACTTATAATCTAACTATTACTGAAGATGGTTCTCTTGATATTAATAGTAGTATTTCTATTATCGGTGCTAGTGCAGGTAATACAATTATTTCTGCCAGTTTTTTAGGCGATCGCATCTTTAACGTTTCAGGTACAGGAAATCTAAATATTGCCAATTTCACCCTCCAAGATGCCAATGTAGCAACAAATAGTCAGTTAGATACCAATCTTGATAATTTAGGGGTTAATCTGGATGGTGGAGCTATCAATATTCAATCGTCAGGAAAGGCGACCCTAGAAAACGTAATTATTGCTAATAATAGAATTAATGGAAAAGGTGGGGGTATTGCCAACAGTGGTTTATTAGAAATAAATGATTCTGTCATCCTACTAAATTTTTCAGTGGGTAACGGCGGAGGCATTTATAATGGCGAAGGAGGAAGGGCGATTATTAACCGCAGTAGCATTACCTTTAACTCTACCAGTAATACCATTAACCAAGAAACCCTTTTAGGAGGAGGAGGAATTTTTAATGATGTTGGTGGGGAAATGACCATTATTAATGGTACCATTTCTAACAATACCAGTTTGATTGGTGGAGGTCTTTGGGCGCAAGGAGAAAGTACAACTATCATCAATAGTACGATCGCACGTAATAGCGGTTCTACGGGTGCTGGTATCTTTTCAGGTAATCCCCAAGATGGAACTGCCACAGTAAATACCATCCTTCGTAATAGTATTGTTGCGGAAAATACAAACAGTGAAGACATAAATGGTAATTTTAATCTTCAAAGTTCCTATAACTTAATTGGTACATCAGCACGAGGAACTCTGGTTAATGGTCAAAATAATAATCAGGTGGGAACAGTTACCCAACCTATAGACCCCCAATTAGGTGATTTACCAAGCGAATTTACCACCACAGACGGAGCATCGAAAATATTAGTTCACCCTCTCGAAGCAGGTAGCCCGGCTATTAATGCAGGAAATAACGCCGTTACTAGAATTAGAGATTTAAGTAACTATTTCGGTAACACAGACCAAAGAGGAGAACCTAGAATAAATGATGGTGTTGTGGATTTAGGTAGCTACGAATTTAACGAAGATTCTGGAATTAATAGCGAAACTATCACTCCAGGATTGACTAACCCCATTATTCGTTTTCAGAATACCCAAGTACAAGGAACTTATCTTTTTGTCGGAGAAGCCGAAGCTCAAAATGTGAGAACTAATCATCCTATCTTTCGAGAAGAAGGAGAGGCATTTCGGGTCGCATTTAACCCCGAAGACGACTTAATAACCATTTATCGTTTTCAGAATCAGAACCAACCCGGAACATATCTATATGTAGGGGAACAAGAAAGACAAAGTGTTTTACAAAACTACTCTAATACTTTTATAGAAGAAGGAATCGCATTTTATGTCTATGGTGCAGATGCCAATAAAGGAACAGATATTTTCCGCTTACAAAATTTAGATGTCCCCGGAACTTACATTTATGTAAAAGAACAAGAAAAGAATAATATACTTGCTAATTTTGATAATTTCCGTTTAGAAGGAGTTGCTTTTGAAGTAGCTTAA
- a CDS encoding choice-of-anchor Q domain-containing protein, whose amino-acid sequence MTTTFNLSNREVLFVTTTQDENDGSFSGSGLSLRDAILIANRDNTKEYTIYIVPELLNDIEQFADSEPITFNLDVKNTIQPPTTDETTLDLDTLKESRKTTGDLDIAGRVSIIGAKINPDHPPSSLNPDNINPQNLLPEDSNRIVISAEGLKNTFEAFSSGGEDNPNPNLPSNLFTVGDRIFEVESGANLTLENLTIQDGLLINQTLISVEEGIISIGNIDTLPNGAGLYVNTGARAILNNVVVANNKTEGQGGGIYNDGIIEINNSLIKTNNSEPGFQEIVTERLDENGNPILDDNGEPIIDVDIIDTGSGGGLYNNGTMTVKNSSIIRNFITSGTPTDIAGAGAGIYNFTNATLLVINSTIAENDGGFDAGGGIYNQSRATVINSTIVDNTGQVGGGIFSDTINANTTLVNSIVLANKPKTLIEEEITTTSVFFNRTANFFDRNRNPIFSDENGNPINTNLQFDFYNGKVFFENPDPFAQQNLQDITNQINLDNVVFDEEGNIVFVFNNYFGLDEDNFFNQRFNSEDDNLVFNVDNNFTFAYRKNFNENIPLNSRFEEITNDQGETEKVLIISEDSIVSSNVTFDQDVFLIDTSGSFEFSTFDNRLRVDDDNKEQVFFVYGNNTATDVLNINEVRTFQEEVIETILVPVTNPGSPNDLDGFFDRSTRSNLIGINTANGILNNVNDNIFIGFVSNIDENGNLLQNGILFDNNDNPILVPFQQNEDTIAYIPADNSPAINAGNNNIIELQQFFSPNPIDQLGNPRINNGRVDIGSVESGYIDTQGVLTETDSLLNTPIIRFQNRDVAGTYLYAQEQEAQQIRSRYPNFIEEGQAFKVATSASDGLVRINRFQNTDTPGTYLFATESESVSIRQNHQNFKEEGVAFYVYGADAGIGEDVYRFQSLKLPGTYLFALEAEKDNILANYRSDFRLEGVAFEVAI is encoded by the coding sequence ATGACTACCACATTTAATTTAAGCAATAGAGAAGTTTTATTTGTAACAACTACCCAAGATGAAAACGACGGTAGTTTTAGCGGCTCTGGCTTATCTTTGAGAGATGCTATCTTGATAGCAAATAGAGACAATACCAAAGAATATACTATTTACATAGTTCCAGAATTACTCAATGATATTGAGCAATTTGCTGACTCCGAACCCATTACCTTTAATTTGGATGTCAAAAATACCATTCAACCTCCTACCACTGACGAAACAACTCTTGATTTAGATACTCTTAAAGAAAGTAGAAAAACAACTGGAGATTTAGACATAGCAGGAAGAGTAAGCATAATAGGTGCAAAAATTAATCCTGATCATCCACCGAGTAGCTTAAATCCAGATAATATCAATCCACAAAACTTATTGCCTGAAGACAGTAATCGGATTGTAATTAGTGCAGAAGGTTTAAAAAACACTTTTGAAGCCTTTTCTTCAGGAGGAGAAGATAATCCAAATCCAAATTTACCCAGTAACTTATTCACCGTGGGAGATCGCATTTTTGAAGTTGAATCTGGTGCTAATTTAACACTGGAAAATTTGACCATTCAAGATGGATTACTTATTAATCAAACATTAATTTCCGTAGAAGAAGGTATTATTAGTATTGGTAATATAGATACACTCCCCAATGGTGCAGGACTTTATGTCAATACTGGAGCAAGAGCAATCCTTAACAATGTCGTTGTGGCGAATAACAAAACCGAAGGGCAAGGGGGAGGAATTTATAATGACGGGATTATTGAAATTAATAACTCTTTAATTAAAACCAATAACTCTGAACCTGGTTTTCAAGAAATTGTTACAGAAAGATTAGATGAAAATGGAAATCCTATCCTAGATGATAACGGAGAACCTATTATCGATGTCGATATAATTGACACTGGTTCAGGGGGGGGACTTTATAATAACGGTACAATGACCGTCAAAAATAGTTCTATTATTCGCAATTTTATCACCTCTGGAACTCCCACCGATATAGCTGGTGCTGGTGCTGGTATTTATAATTTTACCAATGCAACTTTATTAGTTATTAATAGTACTATTGCTGAAAATGATGGTGGTTTCGATGCTGGAGGCGGAATTTATAATCAATCAAGAGCAACAGTTATCAACTCCACTATAGTTGATAATACAGGTCAAGTTGGTGGAGGTATTTTTTCTGATACAATCAACGCCAATACGACTTTAGTGAATAGTATTGTTTTAGCTAATAAGCCGAAAACTTTGATTGAAGAGGAAATAACAACTACATCTGTTTTTTTCAATCGCACGGCAAACTTTTTTGACCGTAATCGCAATCCTATTTTTAGTGATGAAAATGGAAATCCTATTAATACTAATTTACAATTTGATTTTTACAATGGAAAGGTCTTTTTTGAAAATCCAGATCCATTTGCTCAACAGAATCTACAAGATATTACAAACCAGATTAATTTAGATAATGTCGTTTTTGATGAGGAGGGTAATATTGTTTTCGTTTTTAATAACTATTTTGGCTTAGATGAAGATAACTTTTTCAATCAAAGATTTAATAGTGAAGATGATAACCTTGTTTTCAATGTCGATAATAATTTCACCTTTGCCTATCGGAAAAATTTTAACGAGAATATACCTTTAAATAGTCGTTTTGAAGAAATTACCAATGATCAAGGTGAAACAGAGAAAGTTTTAATTATCTCCGAAGATAGCATTGTTAGCTCTAATGTGACATTTGATCAGGACGTATTTTTGATTGACACTAGCGGAAGTTTTGAATTTTCCACTTTTGATAATCGTTTAAGAGTTGATGATGACAATAAAGAGCAAGTGTTTTTTGTTTATGGAAATAATACTGCCACGGATGTTTTAAATATTAATGAGGTAAGAACATTTCAGGAAGAAGTAATAGAGACAATTCTTGTACCAGTTACTAACCCGGGTAGCCCTAATGATTTAGATGGTTTTTTTGATCGCAGTACGAGATCTAATCTAATTGGCATTAATACTGCAAATGGAATTTTAAATAATGTTAATGATAATATATTTATTGGTTTTGTCAGCAATATTGATGAAAATGGAAATCTCTTGCAAAACGGTATTTTATTCGATAACAATGACAATCCAATCTTAGTACCTTTCCAACAAAATGAAGATACAATCGCTTATATTCCTGCTGATAATAGTCCTGCCATAAATGCAGGAAATAATAATATTATCGAATTACAACAGTTTTTCTCTCCTAATCCAATCGATCAATTAGGTAATCCTCGCATTAATAACGGTAGAGTTGATATAGGTAGTGTGGAATCTGGCTATATTGATACTCAGGGGGTGTTAACAGAAACAGACTCTTTGCTTAATACTCCTATTATTCGTTTTCAAAATCGGGATGTTGCAGGAACTTATCTTTATGCTCAAGAACAAGAAGCCCAACAGATTCGATCGCGCTATCCTAATTTTATAGAAGAAGGACAAGCATTTAAAGTTGCCACCTCTGCATCTGACGGGTTAGTTCGCATTAATCGTTTTCAAAATACAGACACCCCGGGTACTTATTTATTTGCTACCGAATCCGAAAGCGTATCCATTCGCCAAAATCATCAAAACTTCAAAGAAGAAGGAGTGGCTTTCTATGTTTACGGTGCAGATGCAGGTATCGGTGAGGATGTTTACCGTTTTCAAAGTTTGAAGCTACCTGGTACTTATTTATTTGCATTAGAAGCAGAGAAAGACAACATTTTAGCTAATTATCGTAGTGATTTTCGTTTGGAAGGAGTCGCTTTTGAGGTAGCCATTTAA
- a CDS encoding metal-binding protein, translating to MPSGKIHDQITWFCLPLVIILFFIVTKSLLLTTLGGFGFVFSGLMFGPDLDIYSIQFQRWRFFRFIWLPYQKTLKHRSIFSHGFLLGTLIRLIYLSLILFILAILGVAIAQLIFGFGWHWQKFIFNSYRVLKNNYWQEVLSLFIGLELGAMSHYLADDIGSKWKSRQRKKSVSRKKSKRVVRKNTRRK from the coding sequence ATGCCTTCGGGAAAAATTCACGATCAAATTACTTGGTTTTGTTTACCTCTTGTTATCATCCTCTTTTTTATTGTCACTAAATCCTTATTATTAACTACTTTGGGGGGTTTTGGGTTTGTCTTTAGTGGTTTGATGTTTGGTCCTGATTTGGATATTTATTCGATACAATTTCAACGTTGGCGTTTCTTTCGCTTTATTTGGCTACCCTATCAAAAAACTTTAAAGCATCGTTCTATTTTTTCTCATGGTTTCTTATTAGGTACTCTTATTCGATTAATTTATTTGAGTTTGATATTATTCATACTAGCAATTTTAGGAGTTGCGATCGCACAGTTAATATTTGGTTTTGGATGGCATTGGCAGAAATTCATATTTAACAGTTACAGAGTGTTGAAAAATAACTATTGGCAAGAAGTATTATCATTATTTATAGGTTTAGAGTTAGGGGCGATGAGTCATTACTTAGCCGATGATATTGGTAGTAAATGGAAATCTCGTCAAAGAAAAAAATCTGTTTCTCGCAAAAAAAGCAAAAGAGTTGTCAGAAAAAATACCCGTAGAAAATAA
- the feoB gene encoding ferrous iron transport protein B, whose translation MSCHSATTKVLPNSQKRIAVIGQPNTGKSTFFNRLTGSNASVGNWSGITVDLLQAEIHLNNEAVEVVDLPGIYDFNGFSDDEKVVQRFLETFPLDLAIIIINATQIDRTLRLILEMKRLGLPCVVMLNMADEAKRYGVEINHHQLQEILEIPCFLISAKYGKGFTQAIKGMEKALSTQEDSFILKDIHDFLSSNPVTETEINSILEKTVKIPPEEIKTITDKLDRILLHPIFGIPLFFISMLGIFFLIWYLGLPSQDVMGNITDWIGGQIIEPTIQPLPEIVQNFLLNGVWLGVATVASFVPLIVIFFFVMAAVEDSGYLARSAYLMDALMEKVGLDGRAFVMQMMGFGCNVPALMGTRVIRSQPMRWLSMLIIPFALCSARLAVFVFIIAAIFPPNLGPIILFSLYLLSFIASFFVAFVFSKTKEFQSQEPFIIELPPYRLPTVKQVLLRGWGEVKEFLRRATNFIIIGCVAVWFLTYFPEKSTGLETWGGQLGILLQPIMQPIGIDPYLTLSLIFGFIAKEIVVGSFATIYALSSSALTQHIALTITPAAAVSFCVFCLLYTPCLSTVATIKAESKSTIFTLFSLLFSLVYAWICAFIFYHLTQTFF comes from the coding sequence ATGTCCTGTCATTCTGCTACCACGAAAGTTTTACCAAATTCTCAAAAACGCATTGCCGTCATTGGGCAACCAAATACTGGAAAATCAACTTTTTTTAATCGCTTAACGGGGAGTAATGCTTCTGTAGGCAATTGGTCTGGTATAACTGTGGATTTATTACAGGCAGAAATTCACCTTAATAATGAAGCAGTGGAAGTGGTAGATTTACCCGGTATTTATGATTTTAATGGCTTTTCTGATGATGAAAAGGTGGTGCAGAGGTTTTTGGAAACTTTTCCCCTCGATTTAGCTATTATTATTATCAACGCTACTCAAATCGATCGCACTTTAAGATTAATATTAGAGATGAAAAGGTTGGGATTACCTTGCGTCGTTATGTTAAATATGGCAGACGAAGCCAAACGCTATGGAGTAGAAATAAATCACCATCAACTGCAAGAGATTTTAGAGATACCTTGTTTTTTAATTAGTGCCAAATATGGTAAAGGTTTTACCCAAGCCATTAAAGGCATGGAAAAGGCACTATCTACCCAAGAAGATTCTTTCATTCTCAAAGATATTCATGATTTTCTTTCCTCCAATCCTGTAACAGAGACAGAAATTAACTCGATTTTGGAGAAAACCGTCAAAATACCCCCTGAAGAAATTAAAACGATTACTGATAAACTCGATCGCATTTTACTTCATCCTATTTTCGGAATACCACTTTTTTTTATCTCCATGTTAGGAATATTCTTTCTAATTTGGTATCTCGGTTTACCTTCTCAAGACGTTATGGGAAATATCACCGATTGGATTGGTGGGCAAATTATCGAGCCAACTATTCAACCACTGCCCGAAATAGTGCAAAATTTCCTCCTTAACGGGGTTTGGTTAGGTGTAGCAACTGTCGCTTCTTTTGTACCTTTAATCGTTATCTTTTTCTTTGTAATGGCGGCGGTAGAGGATAGTGGTTATTTAGCTCGATCGGCTTACCTGATGGATGCTTTAATGGAAAAAGTAGGGCTAGATGGCAGGGCTTTTGTCATGCAAATGATGGGATTTGGCTGTAATGTTCCTGCTTTAATGGGTACAAGAGTAATTCGATCGCAACCTATGCGTTGGTTATCTATGTTAATTATACCCTTTGCTCTTTGTTCTGCAAGACTAGCAGTATTTGTTTTTATTATTGCCGCTATTTTCCCTCCCAATTTAGGCCCGATTATTCTTTTTTCTCTCTATTTACTAAGTTTTATTGCTAGTTTTTTTGTCGCTTTTGTATTTAGTAAAACCAAAGAATTTCAAAGTCAAGAACCTTTTATTATTGAACTCCCACCCTATAGATTACCCACTGTAAAACAAGTGCTTTTAAGAGGATGGGGAGAAGTAAAAGAATTTCTGAGAAGAGCAACTAATTTTATTATCATCGGATGTGTGGCGGTATGGTTTTTAACTTATTTTCCTGAAAAAAGTACAGGATTAGAGACTTGGGGAGGGCAACTGGGAATTTTATTACAACCTATTATGCAACCAATTGGCATTGATCCTTATTTAACTTTATCTTTAATTTTTGGCTTTATTGCTAAAGAAATCGTTGTGGGTTCATTTGCTACAATTTATGCGTTAAGTTCATCGGCATTAACTCAACATATTGCCCTAACTATCACTCCTGCGGCGGCAGTTTCTTTTTGTGTCTTTTGCTTATTATATACTCCTTGTTTATCCACCGTTGCCACCATTAAAGCAGAGTCTAAATCGACAATTTTTACTTTATTTTCTTTGCTTTTTTCTCTGGTTTATGCTTGGATATGTGCTTTTATTTTCTACCATTTGACACAAACATTTTTCTAA
- the rlmN gene encoding 23S rRNA (adenine(2503)-C(2))-methyltransferase RlmN — MAIKEKEVLLGKSLSELTAWVENQGQPAYRGKQLYQWLYEKGATSLMDITVFPKQWRENQAENIIGRSQIHYCSTASDRTRKYLLKLADGLIIETVGIPTDKRLTVCVSSQVGCVMACDFCATGKGGFTRNLYAHEIIDQILTVQNDFGERVSNVVFMGMGEPLLNLPQVVKAIKSINEDVGIGARSLTISTVGLPNKILELAQHKLQITFAVSLHASNQVVREKLIPSANHYPLEQLLADCREYVKMTGRRVTFEYILLSEVNDLPQHAQELAQHLHGFQTHVNLIPYNPISEADYQRPSPERVNQFKKLLQQEKIAVSVRYSRGLDADAACGQLRASKMT; from the coding sequence ATGGCAATAAAAGAAAAAGAAGTTTTATTAGGAAAATCTTTATCAGAATTAACTGCATGGGTGGAAAATCAGGGGCAACCTGCCTATCGTGGCAAACAACTTTATCAATGGCTATATGAAAAAGGTGCAACATCTTTAATGGATATAACCGTTTTTCCGAAACAGTGGCGAGAAAATCAGGCAGAAAATATCATCGGACGTTCACAGATTCATTATTGTAGCACAGCAAGTGATCGCACTCGTAAATATTTATTAAAATTAGCCGATGGTTTAATTATTGAAACCGTAGGGATTCCCACAGACAAAAGATTAACGGTGTGTGTTTCTTCTCAGGTGGGGTGCGTCATGGCTTGTGATTTTTGTGCCACAGGAAAAGGAGGTTTTACTCGCAATCTTTACGCCCATGAAATTATTGATCAAATTTTGACAGTACAAAATGATTTTGGTGAAAGAGTCTCTAATGTGGTATTTATGGGTATGGGTGAACCTTTACTTAATTTACCCCAAGTGGTGAAAGCCATAAAATCTATCAATGAAGATGTAGGAATCGGGGCGCGATCGCTTACAATATCTACAGTAGGTTTGCCGAATAAAATCCTTGAGTTAGCCCAACACAAATTACAAATTACTTTTGCCGTTAGCCTCCACGCCTCTAATCAGGTAGTGAGAGAAAAACTGATTCCCAGTGCCAATCATTACCCCCTAGAGCAACTTTTAGCCGATTGTCGAGAGTATGTCAAAATGACGGGTAGAAGGGTAACTTTTGAGTATATTTTACTTTCTGAAGTTAATGACTTACCCCAACACGCCCAAGAATTAGCTCAACATCTTCATGGTTTTCAGACTCACGTTAATCTCATTCCCTATAATCCTATCTCAGAAGCCGATTATCAACGTCCTTCTCCTGAAAGGGTAAATCAGTTCAAAAAGTTATTACAACAGGAAAAAATCGCCGTCAGTGTGCGTTATTCTCGTGGTTTGGATGCCGATGCCGCTTGTGGGCAATTACGAGCAAGTAAAATGACATAA